In one Nicotiana tomentosiformis chromosome 6, ASM39032v3, whole genome shotgun sequence genomic region, the following are encoded:
- the LOC138891407 gene encoding cytochrome P450 714C2-like: MLLLVALVCLFGLVFHFYSSLLTKPSKLRPALRNQGIFGPQPTFLLGNILDIKKSRKAAATAAFNGDLDSHNCGAALLPFFDQWQKQYGDVFMFSLGNTLIMHVTQPEMVREITTCTSLDLGKPTYQAKERGSLLGNGIVTSNGPFWAHQRKILAPELYLEKVKGMINLIQDSALTLLSSWNNQVEAQGENADIKIDPDMRSFSGDVISKACFGSNFSKGEEIFFKLRALQEAASKRVLSIGIPGIRYLPTKNNRKTWALEKEIKELILKIVKERREAGSEKDLLQMVIEGARDSKLISNDTLIDHFIVDNCKNIYLAGYETTAVAATWCLMLLAANPNWQQRIRAEVLQICKGRIPDADMIRKMKQLTMAITESLRLYPPVAVVSREALKEIKFGGINVPKGVNLWTIVTKLHTDPKIWGTDSYEFNPERFANGIKGACKFPHVYMPFGVGPRVCLGQNLAMMELKILISLILTKFSFSLSPKYIHSPALNLLIEPGNGVYLSMRKL, from the exons ATGTTGTTATTAGTTGCATTAGTGTGTTTATTTGGGTTGGTTTTTCATTTTTACAGTTCCCTTTTAACAAAGCCAAGCAAACTCCGACCAGCTCTCAGAAATCAGGGGATATTTGGACCTCAGCCAACTTTTCTTCTTGGAAACATATTGGATATTAAAAAGTCACGTAAGGCAGCTGCAACAGCTGCCTTCAATGGAGATTTAGACTCCCATAACTGTGGAGCAGCTCTTCTGCCCTTCTTTGATCAATGGCAGAAACAATACG GTGATGTATTCATGTTTTCTCTTGGCAACACACTAATAATGCATGTGACACAACCAGAAATGGTAAGAGAGATCACTACTTGCACATCCCTTGACTTGGGTAAGCCAACCTATCAAGCTAAAGAGAGGGGTTCTTTGCTAGGCAATGGAATCGTAACTTCAAATGGACCTTTTTGGGCACATCAAAGAAAGATTCTTGCTCCTGAGTTATATTTGGAAAAAGTTAAG GGAATGATAAATTTAATACAAGATTCTGCATTAACATTGTTGAGTTCATGGAATAATCAAGTAGAAGCTCAAGGTGAGAATGCTGATATCAAAATTGATCCGGACATGAGAAGTTTTTCTGGAGATGTAATTTCTAAAGCATGTTTTGGAAGCAATTTTTCCAAAGGAGAAGAGATCTTTTTTAAGCTCAGAGCTCTCCAGGAAGCTGCTTCCAAAAGAGTCCTCTCTATTGGAATTCCAGGCATAAG GTATCTTCCTACCAAGAACAACAGGAAGACATGGGCCTTAGAGAAAGAAATCAAAGAATTAATCTTGAAAATAGTGAAGGAAAGAAGGGAAGCTGGATCCGAAAAAGATTTACTACAAATGGTTATTGAAGGAGCCAGAGACAGTAAACTAATTAGCAATGATACATTAATTGATCATTTCATAGTTGATAACTGCAAAAACATTTACTTGGCTGGTTATGAGACCACTGCTGTTGCAGCTACATGGTGTCTCATGCTTTTAGCTGCAAATCCAAATTGGCAACAACGTATTCGTGCTGAGGTCCTACAAATTTGTAAGGGTCGAATTCCTGATGCTGACATGATTCGAAAGATGAAACAG TTAACAATGGCTATTACCGAATCATTGCGTCTTTATCCACCAGTAGCAGTGGTATCAAGGGAAGCCTTAAAGGAAATTAAATTTGGAGGTATTAATGTGCCTAAGGGGGTCAATCTTTGGACAATAGTGACAAAATTACACACTGATCCAAAAATATGGGGAACAGATTCTTACGAATTTAATCCAGAAAGATTTGCAAATGGAATTAAAGGTGCATGTAAATTTCCACATGTTTATATGCCTTTTGGTGTTGGACCAAGGGTGTGTTTGGGACAAAATTTGGCTATGATGGAACTTAAAATACTCATTTCATTAATTTTGACCaaattttctttctctctttcccCAAAGTATATTCACTCTCCGGCTCTGAATTTGCTTATTGAGCCTGGAAATGGTGTGTATCTATCAATGAGGAAGTTGTGA
- the LOC104121055 gene encoding reticulon-like protein B2 isoform X1: MVSESYMENKQKAVASNDSSSSSSSTDENDFRHPVHKKFHLFGRHKSLHAALGGGKLADVLLWRNKQISGGLFAGATVIWFLFEWIGYHLLTFICHSLIVSLAILFFWSNLSLFVNKSLIEFPKIELPEELWTQVALLLRDQFTCAFGIFREVASGNDLKKFLYAIFGLWIISIVGRWFNLLTLVYIIFVVLLTVPFFYEKYDDQVDAYGEMAIKELRRQYSQLDEKVLQKLPIPFLKDIKQD, from the exons ATGGTTTCAGAATCTTATATGGAGAATAAGCAAAAGGCCGTTGCTAGCAATGATTCTTCTTCGTCATCATCCTCAACAGATGAAAATGACTTTAGACACCCTGTACACAAGAAGTTTCACCTCTTTGGCCGTCATAAATCTCTTCACGCTGCTCTAGGTGGTGGCAAAC TGGCTGATGTTTTACTGTGGAGGAACAAGCAGATATCAGGAGGATTGTTTGCTGGTGCCACTGTCATATGGTTTCTGTTCGAGTGGATTGGTTATCATTTGCTCACTTTTATTTGCCATTCTCTCATAGTTTCCTTGGCCATCTTGTTCTTTTGGTCCAATCTCTCCCTCTTTGTTAACAA GAGTTTAATAGAGTTTCCAAAGATTGAATTGCCAGAGGAACTGTGGACGCAAGTGGCTCTCCTGCTGAGGGATCAATTTACCTGTGCATTTGGTATTTTTCGGGAAGTAGCATCTGGAAATGATTTGAAGAAGTTTCTTTAT GCAATTTTTGGCTTGTGGATTATTTCCATTGTTGGAAGGTGGTTCAATCTTCTGACCCTTGTATACATCA TATTTGTCGTGCTGTTGACTGTACCATTTTTCTATGAGAAGTATGATGATCAAGTAGATGCCTATGGAGAAATGGCAATAAAAGAGCTCAGAAGACAATACAGTCAATTAGATGAGAAAGTTCTTCAGAAACTACCAATTCCTTTCCTTAAAGACATTAAACAGGACTGA
- the LOC104121055 gene encoding reticulon-like protein B2 isoform X2: MENKQKAVASNDSSSSSSSTDENDFRHPVHKKFHLFGRHKSLHAALGGGKLADVLLWRNKQISGGLFAGATVIWFLFEWIGYHLLTFICHSLIVSLAILFFWSNLSLFVNKSLIEFPKIELPEELWTQVALLLRDQFTCAFGIFREVASGNDLKKFLYAIFGLWIISIVGRWFNLLTLVYIIFVVLLTVPFFYEKYDDQVDAYGEMAIKELRRQYSQLDEKVLQKLPIPFLKDIKQD; this comes from the exons ATGGAGAATAAGCAAAAGGCCGTTGCTAGCAATGATTCTTCTTCGTCATCATCCTCAACAGATGAAAATGACTTTAGACACCCTGTACACAAGAAGTTTCACCTCTTTGGCCGTCATAAATCTCTTCACGCTGCTCTAGGTGGTGGCAAAC TGGCTGATGTTTTACTGTGGAGGAACAAGCAGATATCAGGAGGATTGTTTGCTGGTGCCACTGTCATATGGTTTCTGTTCGAGTGGATTGGTTATCATTTGCTCACTTTTATTTGCCATTCTCTCATAGTTTCCTTGGCCATCTTGTTCTTTTGGTCCAATCTCTCCCTCTTTGTTAACAA GAGTTTAATAGAGTTTCCAAAGATTGAATTGCCAGAGGAACTGTGGACGCAAGTGGCTCTCCTGCTGAGGGATCAATTTACCTGTGCATTTGGTATTTTTCGGGAAGTAGCATCTGGAAATGATTTGAAGAAGTTTCTTTAT GCAATTTTTGGCTTGTGGATTATTTCCATTGTTGGAAGGTGGTTCAATCTTCTGACCCTTGTATACATCA TATTTGTCGTGCTGTTGACTGTACCATTTTTCTATGAGAAGTATGATGATCAAGTAGATGCCTATGGAGAAATGGCAATAAAAGAGCTCAGAAGACAATACAGTCAATTAGATGAGAAAGTTCTTCAGAAACTACCAATTCCTTTCCTTAAAGACATTAAACAGGACTGA
- the LOC104121056 gene encoding large ribosomal subunit protein bL17c, giving the protein MASASTTWSMSCLKSSLPSIQPISNSSLRFSCGPSPSRLRICKPKSSSRLLHSFVGLAPLHQLLSLSSPDSTSFEHSFTVIDNGGRVFAMRHGRKVPKLNRPPDQRRALLRGLTTQLLKHGRIKTTKARARAVRKYVDKMITMAKDGSLHKRRQALGFIYEKQIVHALFAEVPERYGERNGGYTRIIRTLPRRGDNAPMAYIELV; this is encoded by the exons ATGGCTTCAGCTTCTACGACTTGGAGCATGTCTTGTCTGAAATCTTCACTCCCTTCAATTCAACCAATTTCGAACTCTTCACTTCGATTCTCTTGTGGGCCATCCCCTTCTCGTCTCAGGATTTGCAAGCCCAAGTCCAGTTCTAGACTTCTTCACTCCTTTGTTGGTCTTGCTCCCCTCCATCAACTCTTGTCCCTTTCTTCTCCAG ATTCAACAAGTTTTGAGCATTCATTCACCGTGATTGATAATGGCGGCCGAGTTTTTGCCATGAGACACGGAAGGAAGGTACCCAAACTGAATAGACCTCCTGACCAGCGTCGGGCACTTTTGAGAGGTCTCACGACTCAACTCCTCAAGCACGGGCGTATAAAGACCACTAAAGCGAGGGCCAGGGCAGTTAGAAAATATGTTGACAAAATGATCACAATGGCAAAGGATGGCTCTCTTCATAAGAGAAGGCAAGCCCTTGGATTCATCTATGAGAAGCAGATAGTGCACGCGTTGTTTGCTGAAGTCCCAGAAAGATatggggagaggaacggaggatACACTAGGATAATAAGAACTCTACCAAGGCGAGGAGATAATGCACCAATGGCATACATCGAGCTTGTCTAG